A stretch of the Medicago truncatula cultivar Jemalong A17 chromosome 5, MtrunA17r5.0-ANR, whole genome shotgun sequence genome encodes the following:
- the LOC11418967 gene encoding probable leucine-rich repeat receptor-like protein kinase At1g68400, with the protein MAQPPSPSTIFTLTFFHFLLFTHATKNPDFHSLLAFKTTTDTSNKLTTWNITTNLCTWYGVSCLRNRVSRLVLENLDLHGSMEPLTALTQLRVLSLKRNRFNGPIPNLSNLTSLRLLFLSYNNFSGEFPESLTSLTRLYRLDLADNNLSGEIPVNVNRLSSLLTLKLDGNQIHGHIPNINLSYLQDFNVSGNNLSGRVPELLSGFPDSSFAQNPSLCGAPLQKCKDVPALASSLVPSSSSIMSRNKTHRNGGPRMGTLVLIAIILGDVLVLAVVSLLLYCYFWRNHANKTKERKEEESNSKNVEGENQKMVYIGQQGLEKGNKMVFFEGVKRFELEDLLRASAEMLGKGTLGTVYKAVLDDGSVVAVKRLKEINISGKKEFEQRMEILGKLKHSNIVSLKAYYFARDEKLLVFDYMVNGSLFWLLHGNRGPGRTPLDWTTRLKIATQTAKGIAFIHNNNLTHGNIKSTNILINVSGNTHVADFGLSIFTLPSKTRSNGYRAPETSLDGRKNSQKSDVYAFGVLLMEILTGKSPSSAADSGAGVELPKWVQSVVREQWTAEVFDLELMRYKDAEEEMVALLKIAMTCTVTVPDQRPKMSHVVKKIEELCDVSMCHDSVCESPSMSEDACGGAIN; encoded by the exons ATGGCACAACCACCTTCTCCTTCCACCATCTTCACACTAACCTTCTTCCACTTCCTCCTCTTCACTCACGCCACAAAAAACCCAGATTTCCACTCACTACTTGCATTCAAAACAACCACCGACACATCCAACAAACTCACCACATGGAACATCACCACAAACCTATGCACATGGTACGGTGTCTCTTGTCTAAGAAACCGTGTCTCCCGCCTTGTCCTCGAAAACCTCGACCTCCACGGCTCGATGGAACCGTTAACCGCACTTACTCAGCTCCGTGTACTCAGCCTTAAACGCAACCGTTTCAACGGTCCCATTCCAAATCTCTCCAACTTAACTTCACTAAGACTTTTGTTCCTTTCTTACAACAATTTCTCCGGTGAGTTTCCCGAAAGTTTAACCTCGTTAACCCGTCTCTACCGGCTTGATCTCGCTGATAACAATCTCTCTGGTGAGATTCCGGTGAATGTCAACCGTTTGTCTAGTCTCCTCACTCTCAAACTCGATGGAAATCAAATCCATGGACACATTCCAAATATAAACCTGTCTTACCTCCAAGACTTCAATGTCTCTGGTAACAACCTCTCTGGTAGAGTACCTGAATTACTTTCGGGTTTTCCTGATTCATCTTTTGCTCAAAACCCGTCTTTATGTGGTGCTCCATTGCAAAAATGTAAAGACGTTCCTGCCCTTGCTTCATCGTTGGTTCCATCTTCTTCAAGTATAATGTCGAGAAACAAGACTCATAGAAATGGTGGTCCAAGAATGGGGACTTTGGTTTTAATCGCCATTATCCTCGGCGATGTATTAGTACTCGCAGTTGTCTCATTGCTTCTCTACTGCTACTTCTGGAGAAACCATGCAAACAAAACgaaggaaagaaaagaagaagaatcaaATTCGAAGAATGTTGAAGGTGAAAATCAAAAGATGGTTTATATTGGGcaacaagggttagagaaaggTAATAAAATGGTGTTTTTCGAAGGGGTGAAGAGGTTTGAGCTAGAGGATTTGCTTCGTGCTTCGGCGGAAATGTTGGGGAAGGGTACCTTAGGAACTGTCTATAAAGCTGTTCTTGATGATGGAAGTGTTGTAGCTGTGAAGAGGTTGAAGGAGATTAATATTAGTGGGAAGAAAGAGTTCGAGCAGAGAATGGAAATTCTTGGAAAGTTAAAACACTCCAACATTGTTAGCTTAAAGGCTTATTATTTTGCAAGGGATGAAAAATTGCTTGTCTTTGATTACATGGTTAATGGTAGCTTGTTTTGGCTTCTTCATG GTAACCGAGGACCCGGACGAACCCCACTTGACTGGACCACAAGACTAAAGATAGCAACCCAAACAGCAAAAGGTATAGCATTCATCCACAACAATAATCTCACCCATGGTAACATCAAATCCACCAACATCCTCATCAACGTCTCTGGAAACACCCACGTGGCAGATTTTGGACTCTCCATTTTCACCCTCCCATCAAAAACAAGATCCAACGGCTACCGTGCTCCAGAAACATCATTAGACGGTCGAAAAAACTCTCAAAAATCTGATGTCTACGCCTTTGGAGTTTTACTAATGGAGATACTAACAGGGAAGTCCCCCTCCTCCGCCGCAGACAGCGGAGCAGGGGTTGAACTTCCTAAGTGGGTCCAGTCAGTCGTTAGGGAGCAATGGACTGCTGAGGTGTTTGATCTTGAGCTGATGAGGTATAAGGATGCTGAGGAGGAGATGGTGGCATTGTTAAAAATTGCGATGACGTGTACTGTGACCGTACCTGATCAACGACCTAAGATGAGCCACGTGGTTAAGAAGATTGAGGAGTTGTGTGATGTGTCCATGTGTCATGACTCGGTTTGTGAGTCACCTTCAATGTCTGAAGATGCATGTGGAGGTGCTATTAACTAA
- the LOC11415785 gene encoding glycosyltransferase BC10, producing MKNSNNQHSLNTISRNFNSHLHLIRFLTYLLLLACGITLGIIISFYLKSLNFNLHFTQLSQKTTLLPLRQPIVFDSSLNGSHEGLKKFIEPSQVVHDLSDEELLWRASLSPKINEYPFDRVPKVAFLFLVRGPVPLAPLWEKFFKGHKGYYSIYVHSNPSYNGSEVESPVFHGRRIPSKKVEWGKFNMIEAERRLLANALLDFSNQRFVLISESCIPLFNFSTVYSYLMNSTKSYVMAYDQASSVGRGRYRIKMSPTIKLREWRKGSQWFEMDRNLALEVISDRTYYPVFGKYCNGSCYADEHYLPTLVSIKFWKSNTNRSLTWVDWSKGGPHPVKYVRPEVTCEFLENLRNQTCKYNGNSTNVCYLFARKFLPTSLTRLMRFAPKVMHL from the exons ATGAAGAACTCAAATAATCAACATTCATTAAACACTATTTCAAGAAATTTCAATTCTCATCTTCATCTTATACGTTTCCTCACTTACCTTCTCCTTCTAGCATGTGGTATAACACTTGGAATCATCATCAGTTTCTATCTTAAAAGCTTAAATTTTAATCTTCATTTCACTCAATTATCACAAAAAACAACGCTTTTACCGTTACGCCAACCAATAGTATTTGATTCCAGCCTCAATGGTAGTCATGAAGGATTGAAGAAATTTATCGAGCCATCTCAAGTTGTACATGATTTAAGCGACGAAGAATTGTTATGGAGAGCTTCATTGAGTCCTAAGATAAATGAATATCCTTTCGATCGAGTTCCAAAGGTGGCTTTTTTGTTCTTAGTAAGGGGTCCTGTGCCTTTGGCTCCTCTGTGGGAGAAATTCTTCAAAGGGCATAAAGGGTATTACTCAATTTACGTGCACTCGAATCCATCTTACAATGGTTCTGAAGTGGAGAGTCCTGTGTTTCATGGTAGGAGAATTCCCAGTAAG AAAGTAGAATGGGGAAAATTCAACATGATTGAAGCCGAGCGTCGCTTGCTAGCAAACGCGCTTCTCGATTTCTCAAACCAACGATTCGTTCTCATATCAGAATCATGCATACCACTCTTCAACTTCTCAACAGTCTACTCTTATCTAATGAACTCCACAAAAAGCTACGTCATGGCTTACGACCAGGCAAGTTCAGTTGGACGCGGACGGTATAGAATTAAAATGTCCCCTACAATCAAACTCAGAGAATGGAGAAAAGGGTCACAATGGTTTGAAATGGACAGAAATCTTGCGTTAGAAGTAATATCAGACCGAACATATTACCCGGTTTTCGGAAAATATTGCAATGGCTCATGTTATGCAGATGAGCATTATTTGCCAACTTTAGTTAGCATTAAGTTTTGGAAGAGTAATACAAATAGAAGTTTGACTTGGGTTGACTGGTCAAAGGGTGGACCCCATCCAGTTAAATATGTGAGACCAGAAGTTACTTGTGagtttttggaaaatttgaggaaTCAAACATGCAAGTATAATGGAAATAGCACAAATGTTTGTTATTTGTTTGCTAGGAAATTCTTGCCTACTTCATTGACAAGACTCATGAGGTTTGCTCCAAAGGTCATGCACTTATAA